In the genome of Phycisphaerales bacterium, one region contains:
- a CDS encoding amidohydrolase family protein has translation MPVFTAFVHRFRIGSERRCFWIAIGVIALLPSSAWAQARPITLQNVTVLTGNGQTLTDSAVTFHNGKITGVGTRSGSSFLDMTLDARGQFVTPGFIDACGTLALRAGANAAGPSAIAVDAFDRFAEPELTSALRHGITTVYLPARTSGGIGGLGSIVRLHPGAPSETIVVQRAAALSAAVGAGRQGPLERVRTAEDLRARFRAALDFREALETYAEELKEYEQKLEERAKKTAEGTPQTQPAPRTARPATGGRPATAPPRPPVGGPQRPPAARGPQADEIKKPQPPTPNRDAEVLLRVLDGELHLRVEAHDPADIQNVLDAAHEYNVALMLEGATAAHYFAPLLAERRIPVILTGEPPTLAAAGDVQKRFARTDLARVLQDAGVEVYWGSGSVTPASAPELLFTVARAMQHGYTPADPIATLTSRPAALLGLEQDTGQIAPGFRADLVVWSGHPLLPGSRVERVYVGGLEVYRVGRDPALSGKE, from the coding sequence ATGCCCGTTTTCACCGCATTCGTCCATCGCTTTCGCATTGGTTCGGAAAGGCGTTGTTTCTGGATCGCCATCGGGGTCATCGCCCTGCTGCCAAGCTCCGCCTGGGCCCAGGCCCGCCCGATCACGCTGCAGAATGTGACGGTACTTACGGGCAATGGACAAACGCTGACCGACAGCGCCGTTACCTTCCACAATGGCAAGATCACCGGCGTCGGCACCCGCAGCGGGTCGTCCTTTCTCGACATGACTCTTGACGCCCGTGGCCAGTTTGTCACACCCGGTTTCATCGACGCCTGTGGGACTCTCGCCCTGCGGGCCGGCGCTAACGCCGCCGGGCCCTCGGCCATTGCAGTCGATGCCTTTGACCGTTTTGCGGAACCCGAACTCACCAGCGCACTCCGGCACGGTATCACCACCGTCTACCTGCCTGCCCGCACCAGCGGCGGCATCGGCGGGCTGGGGAGTATTGTGCGCCTCCATCCCGGCGCACCCTCTGAAACCATTGTTGTCCAACGCGCCGCGGCCCTCTCTGCCGCCGTTGGCGCCGGTCGCCAAGGCCCGCTCGAACGCGTTCGCACAGCCGAGGATCTGCGGGCACGCTTCCGCGCCGCGCTTGATTTTCGCGAGGCACTCGAAACGTACGCAGAGGAATTGAAAGAGTACGAGCAGAAGCTCGAAGAACGTGCGAAGAAAACGGCCGAAGGTACCCCCCAGACCCAGCCCGCGCCGCGTACGGCGCGGCCCGCGACCGGCGGTCGACCGGCCACCGCTCCGCCCCGGCCACCTGTCGGCGGCCCGCAGCGCCCTCCCGCTGCCCGTGGTCCCCAGGCCGATGAAATCAAGAAACCGCAGCCCCCGACTCCCAACCGCGACGCGGAAGTGTTGCTGCGCGTGCTCGACGGCGAACTGCACCTCCGCGTCGAAGCCCACGATCCGGCGGACATTCAAAACGTACTGGATGCAGCCCACGAGTACAACGTGGCTTTGATGCTCGAGGGTGCGACCGCAGCACACTACTTCGCGCCGTTGCTGGCAGAACGGCGCATCCCTGTCATCCTTACCGGTGAGCCACCGACGCTCGCAGCGGCGGGTGATGTGCAAAAACGCTTCGCCCGGACCGATCTCGCCCGTGTACTTCAGGATGCCGGTGTTGAGGTGTACTGGGGAAGTGGCTCCGTGACACCCGCCAGCGCACCAGAACTGCTGTTCACCGTGGCACGTGCCATGCAACACGGATATACGCCGGCTGATCCGATCGCGACGTTGACATCGCGACCAGCGGCACTGCTCGGATTGGAGCAGGACACCGGCCAGATCGCCCCCGGCTTCCGGGCCGATCTGGTCGTCTGGAGCGGACACCCCCTGCTCCCCGGCAGCCGCGTCGAACGCGTTTACGTCGGTGGCCTCGAAGTGTACCGGGTGGGCCGCGATCCGGCCTTGAGCGGTAAGGAGTGA
- a CDS encoding PQQ-dependent sugar dehydrogenase: MLGNRTTFGICAAMAGLGLVNVAVRAADEPGRRVPEGVWVRPGYTLSVAEATIRAPRFMAFGNDGTLYVSLPNAGEIKACRDTTGDGYLDWVTTFVQGHRSVHGLCWHEGWLWFSESGAIFRAQDRDDDGTADVTEPMIPAGRLPSGGGHWWRSLLIHGDRLYTSIGDSGNINDETDTPRQKIWTYALDGTDERLFCSGLRNTEKLVVRPGTDEIWGMDHGSDWFGGVLERRAQAGQPITDLNPPDEMNRYEQGGFYGHPFIVGKRIPRYEFMDRKDIVELAARSISPQWLTGAHWAPNAMVFYDAEQFPGVRGSAFVAYHGSWNRTDPAGYCVTRVLFEDGKPYGEQVYVRFLSAEPKVLGRPVDCVVAPDGSLLISDDGGHRIYRLRYTGTP, translated from the coding sequence GTGCTTGGAAACAGAACCACGTTCGGCATATGCGCGGCCATGGCCGGGCTTGGGCTGGTGAACGTCGCGGTTAGGGCCGCAGACGAACCTGGGCGGCGCGTGCCTGAGGGCGTCTGGGTGCGACCGGGATATACGCTGAGCGTGGCGGAAGCGACGATTCGCGCACCACGATTCATGGCCTTCGGAAACGACGGCACGCTGTACGTATCACTGCCGAACGCCGGCGAGATCAAGGCGTGCCGGGACACGACCGGCGATGGTTACTTGGATTGGGTGACGACCTTCGTGCAGGGGCATCGGTCCGTGCATGGACTTTGCTGGCACGAGGGCTGGCTCTGGTTCAGCGAGAGCGGGGCGATCTTCCGCGCGCAGGATCGTGACGATGACGGCACCGCGGATGTGACAGAACCGATGATTCCGGCCGGGCGCCTGCCGAGCGGTGGCGGACACTGGTGGCGATCTCTGCTGATTCATGGCGACCGTCTCTACACCAGTATCGGCGACAGCGGGAACATCAATGATGAGACCGACACGCCGCGGCAGAAGATTTGGACCTACGCGCTCGACGGCACCGACGAGCGGCTCTTCTGTTCCGGGCTGCGGAATACGGAAAAGCTGGTGGTGCGCCCAGGCACTGATGAGATTTGGGGCATGGACCACGGCAGCGATTGGTTCGGTGGTGTGCTGGAGCGCAGAGCGCAGGCCGGCCAGCCCATCACGGATCTGAATCCGCCTGACGAGATGAACCGGTACGAGCAGGGGGGGTTCTATGGTCACCCGTTCATCGTCGGGAAACGCATCCCGCGCTACGAATTCATGGACCGGAAAGACATCGTCGAACTGGCCGCTCGGTCGATTTCGCCGCAGTGGCTGACCGGTGCGCACTGGGCACCCAACGCGATGGTGTTCTACGACGCGGAGCAGTTTCCCGGCGTCCGGGGCAGTGCGTTCGTCGCTTACCACGGCTCGTGGAATCGCACCGATCCGGCGGGCTACTGTGTCACGCGGGTTCTGTTCGAGGATGGCAAACCCTACGGCGAACAGGTCTATGTGCGTTTCCTCTCGGCCGAACCGAAGGTGCTCGGCCGGCCTGTGGACTGTGTGGTGGCCCCGGATGGCTCCCTGCTGATCAGCGATGATGGCGGGCACCGCATCTACCGGTTGCGCTACACGGGGACCCCATGA
- the pepF gene encoding oligoendopeptidase F, whose amino-acid sequence MRLLAITVLNLLMPTALVSATEDRVPMRSEIPTRYTWDLTLTYADEHAWETDFRHATEQIAALRAAVADSAATPVTNVAELDKWHTLLELREGVRWRVDKLVVYSHQLSDQDTRDQAAQAMKQRAAALQVAYAEATAWIEPTLLRLPAGELVRWSEQHAGLAVYRHYFNNLERQRPHKLSTREEELLAMASRVTAAPYNFYSTLRGADLVWRSMTLPDGSMRPLSHGRFDQAMRSSDRTEREAAFRATMATYGAMRNTFAAALSAGVQANIFHARARGFTTPLAATQFPDQLPESVYRHLVETVSAHLPLLHRWTRLRREILGLDAIHSYDLYQPLFERGARLVPYDEAVVMIVAALAPLGEEYVALARRAFDERWVDALESQGKRPGGYSWGSYDTPPYILVNYNGTARDVSILMHELGHSLHSYYTHTTQPRVNGDYSLFVAEVAAIFNELLLQEYQLARATSQADRLALLDEQIDHARITLFRQVMFAEFEHALHQAGLADEPLTADRIGALFTETHYRYWGPELARDAEVTDYWTWIPHFYMNHYVYKYATSYCAAAALAERVLREEPGAREDYLAFLRAGSSAYPLEIMRSAGVDLTTPAYITAALRRFERLLDELETTRSAAP is encoded by the coding sequence ATGCGCTTACTGGCAATCACCGTGCTGAACCTGCTGATGCCGACTGCGCTGGTCAGCGCGACGGAGGACCGCGTACCGATGCGCAGCGAGATTCCAACGCGTTATACGTGGGACCTGACCCTCACCTATGCAGATGAGCACGCGTGGGAAACCGATTTTCGTCACGCCACAGAGCAGATCGCGGCGCTGCGTGCGGCGGTTGCGGATTCGGCCGCCACTCCTGTCACTAACGTCGCGGAACTCGACAAGTGGCACACCCTGCTCGAACTGCGCGAGGGGGTCCGCTGGCGTGTCGACAAGCTGGTCGTCTATTCCCACCAGCTCTCCGATCAGGACACGCGCGACCAGGCCGCCCAGGCCATGAAGCAACGGGCGGCTGCACTGCAAGTCGCGTATGCCGAGGCCACCGCCTGGATCGAGCCCACGCTGCTCCGCCTGCCGGCCGGCGAACTCGTTCGCTGGTCTGAGCAGCATGCCGGTCTGGCCGTGTACCGGCACTATTTCAACAATCTCGAACGGCAGCGCCCGCACAAGCTGTCTACACGCGAGGAAGAATTGCTTGCAATGGCCAGCCGTGTGACCGCCGCACCCTATAATTTCTACAGCACGCTCCGCGGTGCCGACCTGGTGTGGCGCAGCATGACGCTGCCCGACGGCAGCATGCGACCACTCAGCCACGGCCGCTTCGATCAGGCCATGCGGTCCAGCGACCGTACCGAGCGGGAGGCGGCCTTTCGGGCGACGATGGCAACCTATGGCGCGATGCGGAACACCTTTGCCGCCGCCCTGAGTGCCGGGGTGCAGGCGAACATCTTCCACGCCCGGGCCCGCGGCTTCACAACCCCGCTGGCAGCCACGCAATTTCCCGATCAGTTACCCGAGTCGGTGTATCGTCACCTGGTCGAGACCGTCAGCGCACATCTGCCCCTGCTGCATCGCTGGACACGTCTGCGCCGGGAGATCCTGGGACTCGACGCGATTCACAGCTACGACCTGTACCAGCCGCTCTTCGAGCGTGGCGCGCGCCTGGTTCCCTACGATGAAGCGGTCGTGATGATCGTGGCAGCGCTGGCACCGCTGGGCGAAGAGTACGTCGCACTCGCCCGCCGCGCGTTTGACGAGCGTTGGGTGGATGCCCTTGAGTCGCAGGGCAAACGCCCGGGCGGCTACTCCTGGGGGTCGTACGACACACCGCCTTATATCCTCGTGAACTACAACGGAACGGCCCGTGACGTGTCCATCCTGATGCACGAATTGGGCCACTCGCTGCACAGCTACTACACCCACACGACCCAGCCGCGCGTGAACGGCGACTACAGTCTGTTCGTGGCCGAGGTGGCGGCGATTTTCAACGAGCTACTGCTTCAGGAGTACCAGCTTGCCCGTGCCACGTCGCAGGCAGATCGTCTCGCGCTGCTCGACGAGCAGATCGATCACGCCCGCATCACGCTGTTCCGACAGGTGATGTTCGCTGAGTTCGAGCATGCCCTGCACCAGGCCGGCCTCGCCGATGAGCCGCTGACGGCCGATCGGATCGGCGCCCTGTTCACCGAAACCCACTATCGCTACTGGGGTCCGGAGCTGGCTCGCGACGCGGAAGTCACGGACTACTGGACGTGGATCCCGCACTTCTACATGAACCACTACGTGTACAAGTATGCCACCTCCTACTGTGCAGCCGCCGCGCTCGCGGAGCGCGTCCTGCGGGAGGAGCCCGGCGCGCGCGAGGACTACCTCGCATTCCTGCGGGCCGGTTCATCGGCGTATCCACTTGAGATCATGCGTAGCGCGGGTGTGGATCTGACAACCCCTGCCTACATCACGGCAGCGCTCCGCCGGTTCGAACGCCTGCTGGATGAGCTGGAAACGACCCGGTCTGCAGCGCCGTAG
- a CDS encoding DUF2029 domain-containing protein yields the protein MRADTPWSARWWRGWGPLITIAILYGTLLAGVAAKRTSGISHLTDYEDVKAASTSDFRDFWFTARHLRNYGLLTDEFGVHNYLPFFTLFMLPWSFLPLPLAAGLFTLMSLGLFALTVVLVEALLGNGLGRPRPATWAAVLLALPYVHACLVVGNLGLLLLFLVVAAWYLIEHEREWEAGALLGLGALIKLLPLAIVLFLLFRRRWRVGGGALATLLLLGIVLPTIALSWRQTADGHAAFLRSALHEHSAVETLTAAEPLKTLYSNTSLPMVVRRLLTPTDSKKGAENPPLLVNIMDVPPPVRVGVYILIAALIGGATLAVTFRGPLRWPPDSEAEVRRLRAVFGAWCAVLLLAAPLVWTHYLPLVYWVLALLADRVERVRRATHRIAVVPLGALLLWGGAIVSLAIPAARAAGAPLAGILVVWGACLWLATRPDRDDRRMPRVTLADDTDARP from the coding sequence ATGCGTGCTGACACGCCATGGTCAGCACGCTGGTGGCGCGGCTGGGGGCCGCTGATCACCATTGCAATCCTCTACGGCACACTCCTGGCGGGTGTGGCTGCGAAACGCACCTCCGGCATCAGCCACCTAACCGACTACGAAGACGTCAAGGCCGCCAGCACGAGCGACTTCCGTGACTTCTGGTTCACCGCAAGGCACTTGCGGAACTACGGGCTGCTCACCGACGAATTCGGCGTGCACAACTATCTGCCTTTCTTCACGCTTTTCATGTTGCCGTGGAGCTTCCTGCCGCTGCCGCTGGCGGCCGGACTATTCACCCTGATGTCGCTGGGTCTCTTTGCGCTGACGGTCGTGCTGGTCGAAGCCCTCCTCGGCAATGGGCTCGGTCGACCGCGCCCGGCTACCTGGGCGGCCGTGCTGCTGGCGCTGCCGTATGTGCATGCCTGCCTCGTGGTGGGCAATCTCGGCCTGCTGCTGTTGTTCCTGGTGGTGGCGGCGTGGTACCTCATTGAACACGAACGCGAGTGGGAGGCCGGTGCGTTGCTGGGGCTGGGTGCGCTCATCAAACTGCTGCCACTGGCAATCGTGCTCTTCCTGCTGTTTCGGCGGCGCTGGCGCGTCGGGGGCGGGGCGCTCGCGACGCTGCTGCTGCTCGGGATTGTGTTGCCAACGATCGCGCTCAGTTGGCGGCAGACCGCCGACGGCCACGCGGCCTTCCTGCGATCCGCGCTGCACGAACACTCCGCGGTGGAAACGCTCACCGCGGCCGAGCCGCTCAAGACCCTGTACAGCAACACCTCCCTTCCGATGGTGGTGCGGCGACTGTTGACTCCGACGGACTCGAAGAAGGGCGCGGAGAATCCACCGCTCCTGGTGAACATCATGGATGTCCCGCCACCCGTGCGGGTTGGCGTGTACATCCTGATTGCAGCGCTGATCGGCGGGGCGACACTGGCCGTGACGTTTCGTGGGCCGCTGCGCTGGCCGCCGGATTCCGAAGCCGAGGTGCGGCGCCTGCGAGCGGTGTTCGGCGCCTGGTGCGCGGTGCTGCTGCTGGCCGCACCGCTGGTCTGGACACATTACCTGCCGCTCGTTTACTGGGTGCTGGCCCTGCTGGCCGACCGGGTTGAGCGTGTGCGGCGCGCTACACACCGGATCGCTGTAGTACCGCTGGGGGCGCTCTTGCTGTGGGGCGGGGCGATCGTGTCGCTCGCCATTCCAGCCGCACGGGCGGCGGGCGCGCCGCTTGCCGGCATCCTTGTGGTGTGGGGCGCCTGCCTGTGGCTGGCCACACGGCCGGACCGCGACGACCGGCGAATGCCACGCGTCACGCTCGCCGACGACACCGACGCACGGCCCTGA
- a CDS encoding tetratricopeptide repeat protein — MLPEPPPLHAARVVFTGRLATIAPRIARQLVVAAGGRVQESVSRRTSCVVVGMGGWPLRPDGHVSVRLQRAETLIAAGARIRIVSEAEFLELVGRRPATARGKARYTAEEIAAQVGVPEETLRRWAQLSLLRAIDGGYDFRDLVSLRAIAELVGRGVRPEVIARSLVGLARVLPEVERPLAQLRIVMDHPGRLLAELDARLVAADGQLFLNFDALEESPRQIAFDAVAANATAWCARGAWLAEQERWAESAAAYDQARALDRRSAAAHCGLGLARRELGQRAAAAEAYRMAAAHDAECVEAWRGLAEIRAEQGRLREAVDAWWQVLRCASQDADAHFDMAVCLEQLGERDAAAEHWRRFVELDPDAPAAELARTFFLSLPVDPAESDKPVVCQPSDADPV; from the coding sequence ATGCTGCCGGAACCCCCACCCTTGCATGCAGCGCGCGTGGTCTTCACCGGGCGCCTCGCTACGATCGCTCCGCGCATCGCCCGGCAACTCGTCGTGGCCGCCGGCGGTCGGGTGCAGGAGAGCGTCTCCCGCCGCACGTCCTGTGTCGTCGTGGGCATGGGGGGCTGGCCGTTGCGTCCTGACGGTCACGTCAGCGTGCGCTTGCAGCGCGCGGAGACGCTGATCGCTGCTGGGGCCCGCATTCGGATTGTGAGTGAAGCGGAATTCCTGGAGCTGGTTGGCCGTCGGCCGGCGACCGCGCGCGGGAAGGCGCGGTATACCGCTGAAGAGATTGCGGCGCAGGTGGGTGTGCCAGAGGAGACGTTGCGCCGCTGGGCGCAACTCAGTCTGCTGCGCGCGATCGACGGCGGCTATGACTTCCGCGACCTGGTTTCACTGCGGGCGATCGCTGAACTGGTGGGACGCGGTGTGCGGCCGGAAGTGATCGCACGGAGTCTTGTGGGACTGGCGCGGGTCCTGCCGGAGGTTGAGCGGCCCCTGGCGCAATTGCGAATCGTAATGGATCATCCCGGGCGCCTGCTTGCGGAGCTGGACGCCCGCCTTGTTGCCGCAGATGGTCAGTTGTTCCTCAACTTCGATGCCTTGGAAGAAAGTCCACGTCAGATCGCCTTTGATGCCGTCGCGGCTAACGCGACGGCCTGGTGTGCCCGGGGGGCCTGGTTGGCGGAGCAGGAGCGCTGGGCCGAGTCGGCCGCGGCCTACGACCAGGCCCGGGCGCTCGATCGACGCAGCGCTGCGGCCCATTGCGGACTCGGGTTGGCGCGGCGGGAACTGGGACAGCGGGCTGCGGCCGCGGAGGCCTACCGCATGGCGGCGGCCCACGATGCGGAATGTGTGGAAGCATGGCGGGGATTGGCCGAGATTCGGGCAGAGCAAGGACGCTTGCGCGAGGCGGTGGATGCGTGGTGGCAGGTTCTGCGCTGCGCTTCGCAAGATGCGGACGCTCATTTCGACATGGCCGTGTGCCTCGAACAACTCGGCGAACGCGATGCCGCGGCCGAGCACTGGCGCCGCTTCGTGGAGTTGGACCCCGATGCCCCGGCTGCGGAGCTGGCGCGCACGTTTTTTCTGAGTTTACCGGTCGATCCTGCCGAGTCCGACAAGCCAGTGGTGTGCCAGCCGAGTGACGCTGATCCCGTCTGA
- the tal gene encoding transaldolase yields the protein MNRIQQISLLGQAIWLDFISRDLLRSGQLADLVQEGLTGVTSNPTIFQKAISSGVLYDDDIRALAATGRKPLEIYEHLAIEDVGGAADVLRPVYERTQGRDGFVSIEVNPHKAHDTAATIEEARRLHAALGRPNVMIKVPATPAGLPAIEALIADGIHVNVTLIFALARYEEVMDAYIRGLLARRAAGLPVDRVASVASFFVSRVDTLTDKVLEHRMQHGEPHLEPLLGLAAVANAKLAYARYKAVFGGLRFEPLRAAGARPQRPLWASTSSKNPRYADTKYVDPLIGVNTVNTVPPQTLDAIRDHAVTAQTIEYELDQAQRVMQELAGIKCDMEWVTACLLEEGLKAFVDSFDQLLADISTKRDRLQAVV from the coding sequence ATGAACCGCATTCAACAGATCTCGCTGCTAGGCCAGGCCATTTGGCTCGACTTCATCAGCCGCGATTTGCTGCGTTCCGGGCAGCTTGCGGATCTGGTGCAGGAGGGTCTTACGGGTGTCACGTCGAATCCCACGATCTTTCAGAAAGCGATTTCGTCCGGCGTGCTGTATGACGACGACATCCGGGCGCTCGCAGCGACCGGTCGGAAACCGCTCGAAATCTACGAGCACCTCGCTATTGAGGATGTGGGGGGGGCCGCCGATGTGTTGCGGCCGGTATACGAGCGCACGCAGGGACGTGACGGCTTTGTGAGCATCGAGGTGAACCCGCACAAAGCCCACGATACGGCGGCGACAATCGAGGAAGCGCGGCGGCTGCACGCGGCGCTGGGCCGGCCGAACGTGATGATCAAGGTGCCGGCGACGCCGGCGGGCCTGCCGGCGATCGAGGCCCTGATCGCCGACGGCATTCACGTCAACGTCACATTGATTTTTGCGCTCGCACGGTACGAGGAGGTAATGGACGCGTATATCCGGGGGCTGCTCGCACGGCGGGCAGCAGGACTGCCGGTGGACCGGGTGGCGTCGGTGGCGTCGTTCTTTGTGAGTCGGGTGGACACCCTGACGGACAAGGTGCTTGAACACCGGATGCAGCACGGTGAGCCGCACCTGGAGCCGTTGCTGGGTCTGGCAGCGGTGGCGAACGCGAAGTTGGCCTACGCCCGCTATAAGGCGGTCTTCGGGGGGTTGCGTTTTGAGCCGCTGCGGGCGGCAGGCGCGCGGCCCCAGCGCCCGCTGTGGGCGAGCACGAGTTCCAAGAACCCGCGCTACGCGGATACCAAGTACGTGGATCCGCTGATCGGCGTGAATACGGTGAACACGGTGCCGCCGCAGACACTCGATGCGATCCGTGACCACGCGGTGACAGCGCAGACGATCGAGTATGAACTCGACCAGGCGCAACGCGTGATGCAGGAGCTGGCCGGAATCAAGTGCGACATGGAATGGGTGACGGCCTGCCTGCTGGAGGAGGGGTTAAAGGCGTTTGTAGACTCCTTCGACCAGTTGCTGGCGGACATCAGCACCAAGCGCGACCGGCTGCAGGCGGTCGTGTAA
- a CDS encoding DUF2961 domain-containing protein, with amino-acid sequence MKRALHAISLLSIAALLFTAPGCSLTAVHTGTLLREMTDLTQLTQLPNPAFTCHQASSYDRKSTTPDDYEGWFANADYGQFVATEERDGRTEHVLVDVAGPGTVVRIWSANPKGTLRVYLDHNPTPALEGPMDVLLSGRDPRFPEPLAGVRARGFNLHFPLPYARHCKITSDAGGFYYHVNYRTYPPGTAVRTFTVADLDREASLIAAVCAALANVGRTTEPPPQVAIELLPGHRERHELSTSFPAAVESFELVVEAEDRIAALRETLLTMTFDGHTTVAVPVGDFFGAGPGINPYDSLPLGVTSDGIFWSRWPMPFRNSAIFEFQNFGRQTVRLGVRARPIERPWTNRSLYFNAGWRVTRDVPARPFIDWNYVGIRGQGVFVGAAFSVVNPVVQWWGEGDEKIYVDDEEFPSHFGTGTEDYFGYAWCSNEPFEHAYHAQPRADAPGNKDTSAVNRWHLLDKIPFTRSFRFDMEIWHARDNIVIEELAVATYWYARPGATSNHAPLASGELHTRSLPVATVTGALEGERLAVRSHTGTLFPQDVPGCSGNRHLWWRGGRAGDVLELAFEPPAPGRYKVFGRFVKANDYGVFRLAINGEDVADTVDLYNPTVVASEERLLGAFSLRAGENRFSTQIVGRNEAAAEQYMFGLDYLRLEPVAQP; translated from the coding sequence ATGAAACGCGCGCTCCATGCCATCTCCTTGCTTTCCATTGCCGCATTGCTGTTTACTGCCCCGGGCTGCTCGCTCACCGCTGTGCACACCGGCACGCTGCTCCGCGAGATGACGGATCTCACCCAACTCACCCAGTTGCCTAACCCGGCCTTCACTTGCCATCAGGCCTCCAGTTACGACCGTAAGTCGACGACCCCGGACGATTACGAGGGCTGGTTTGCCAATGCCGACTACGGCCAGTTCGTCGCCACCGAGGAACGCGACGGCCGCACGGAGCATGTGCTGGTGGACGTCGCCGGTCCTGGGACGGTCGTCCGTATCTGGTCGGCCAACCCGAAGGGCACGTTGCGTGTCTACCTTGACCACAACCCGACGCCGGCCCTCGAAGGGCCGATGGACGTATTGCTGAGCGGCCGCGATCCGCGCTTCCCGGAACCGCTGGCCGGCGTGCGTGCGCGCGGCTTCAACCTGCACTTTCCGCTGCCTTATGCCCGCCATTGCAAGATCACCAGCGACGCCGGTGGGTTCTACTACCATGTGAACTATCGTACCTATCCCCCCGGAACAGCCGTGCGCACCTTCACCGTGGCTGATCTTGACCGGGAAGCATCCTTGATCGCGGCCGTGTGCGCGGCACTCGCCAACGTCGGCCGGACCACCGAACCCCCACCGCAGGTCGCCATTGAACTGCTGCCCGGCCATCGCGAAAGGCATGAGTTGAGCACTTCCTTTCCGGCTGCGGTCGAGTCCTTCGAGTTGGTCGTCGAGGCGGAGGACCGCATCGCCGCCCTGCGCGAGACGCTGCTGACCATGACTTTCGACGGCCACACCACGGTCGCCGTGCCGGTTGGGGACTTCTTCGGCGCGGGCCCCGGCATCAACCCCTACGACAGTCTGCCGCTGGGCGTCACATCCGACGGAATCTTCTGGTCACGCTGGCCGATGCCGTTCCGCAACTCAGCGATCTTCGAATTTCAGAATTTCGGCCGGCAAACGGTGCGGCTGGGTGTGCGGGCACGCCCGATCGAGCGTCCGTGGACGAATCGTTCACTGTACTTCAATGCGGGCTGGCGCGTTACGCGCGATGTGCCGGCGCGTCCCTTCATCGACTGGAATTACGTCGGCATCCGCGGCCAGGGCGTGTTTGTCGGTGCGGCGTTCTCGGTCGTGAATCCCGTGGTGCAGTGGTGGGGTGAGGGCGACGAGAAGATCTACGTCGACGACGAGGAGTTCCCGAGCCACTTCGGCACGGGCACCGAGGACTATTTTGGATACGCCTGGTGCAGCAACGAGCCGTTCGAGCATGCGTACCACGCGCAACCGCGGGCCGACGCACCGGGCAACAAGGACACCAGCGCCGTGAATCGCTGGCACCTGCTCGACAAGATTCCGTTCACACGCAGTTTCCGCTTCGATATGGAGATCTGGCACGCGCGCGACAACATCGTGATCGAGGAATTGGCCGTCGCTACGTATTGGTACGCCCGGCCGGGCGCCACCAGTAATCACGCCCCGCTTGCCAGCGGCGAGTTGCACACCCGTTCACTGCCCGTGGCTACCGTCACCGGGGCCTTGGAAGGCGAGCGCCTCGCGGTGCGATCCCACACCGGAACACTGTTCCCGCAGGACGTCCCCGGGTGTAGTGGCAATCGGCACCTCTGGTGGCGCGGCGGCCGCGCGGGTGATGTTCTCGAGCTTGCGTTCGAACCACCGGCCCCTGGCCGCTACAAGGTCTTTGGCCGGTTCGTCAAGGCGAATGACTACGGGGTGTTCCGGCTGGCGATCAACGGTGAGGATGTGGCCGACACGGTTGATTTGTACAACCCAACGGTAGTGGCCTCGGAGGAGCGCTTGCTGGGCGCGTTCTCACTTCGTGCCGGGGAGAACCGCTTCTCGACGCAAATCGTCGGCCGGAATGAGGCCGCCGCGGAGCAGTACATGTTTGGGCTGGACTACCTGCGGCTGGAGCCCGTCGCCCAGCCGTAG